The proteins below come from a single Drosophila miranda strain MSH22 chromosome Y unlocalized genomic scaffold, D.miranda_PacBio2.1 Contig_Y1_pilon, whole genome shotgun sequence genomic window:
- the LOC117190207 gene encoding uncharacterized protein LOC117190207, with translation MEKSKIMLTEQNIHLSDLRNRHRENEFLMEREISQLIGSIKVYQDHISNNRRPEQSTELNGYYCIDPSLQNQQTQENFQLHGTNFRPLYSHLARQQQQQYVHRHYISNQISL, from the exons ATGGAAAAGTCTAAAATCATGCTCACGGAGCAGAATATTCACCTCTCCGACCTCCGGAATAGGCATCGTGAGAATGAGTTCTTGATGGAACGTGAAATTTCCCAACTAATAGGCTCTAT AAAGGTGTATCAAGATCATATTAGCAACAACAGACGACCAGAACAATCAACTGAACTGAATGGATACTACTGTATAGATCCCTCTCTCCAAAATCAGCAGACGCAGGAGAATTTTCAGTTGCATGGAACCAACTTTCGACCACTTTATAGCCACCTtgccaggcagcagcagcagcagtatgTGCATCG GCATTACATTAGCAATCAAATTTCGTTATAG